In one window of Oryza sativa Japonica Group chromosome 9, ASM3414082v1 DNA:
- the LOC4347777 gene encoding probable flavin-containing monooxygenase 1 → MDHRTKRVAIVGAGTSGVAACKHLLARGFRPVVFDAGASVGGQWTRTLASTRLQSPHVAYRFSDFPWPDSVDWYPRHDQVVDYLAAYARRFAVDERVRFRSTVLAAEFVGDDAADGWERWNGNGEAFGDGSGAWRLTVHHDDTDTTQVYEFDFLILCIGRFSGVPNIPAFPPAGGPDVFRGRVIHSMEFSDMDDADAAALVKGKRVVVVGSGKSAFDIAAECAEANGVEQPCTMICRSPRWLLHDTNVWGKVDIGYIYFTRFAELMVRKPGAGVASNLLATFLSPLGWLISKLTEAYYKKEIPMEEHGMSPEYGLSKSLSSCLIGMLPERFYDKVKEGSVVIKRSAKSFTFRDDGLVLDDDGGGGGERVVQADLVILATGFRGDEKLRRMFASRRVRDIVAGSPETAAPLYRECVHPRVPQMAVIGYSESATNIQTCEMLTKWVARLLDGAFRLPPVRRMEASVAEWGRYMRRSAGEEHFRRSCLGGVGIWYSDELCRDMGCDPRRKKGLLAEWFQPYGAVDYADIQ, encoded by the exons ATGGATCACCGGACGAAGCGGGTGGCCATCGTCGGCGCCGGAACGAGTGGCGTCGCGGCGTGCAAGCACCTCCTGGCGAGGGGCTTCCGGCCGGTGGTGTTCGACGCCGGCGCGTCCGTCGGCGGCCAGTGGACGCGCACGCTCGCGTCCACCAGGCTCCAGTCGCCGCACGTCGCCTACCGCTTCTCCGACTTCCCGTGGCCGGACTCCGTCGACTGGTACCCGCGCCACGACCAGGTCGTCGACTACCTCGCCGCCTACGCGCGCCGCTTCGCCGTCGACGAGCGCGTCAGGTTCCGGTCCACGGTCCTCGCCGCGgagttcgtcggcgacgacgcggcggacgGGTGGGAGCGGTGGAACGGCAACGGCGAGGCGTTCGGCGACGGCTCCGGCGCGTGGCGCCTCACCGTGCACCACGACGACACGGACACCACGCAG GTGTACGAGTTCGACTTCCTCATCCTCTGCATCGGGAGGTTCAGCGGCGTGCCGAACATCCCGGCGTTCCCGCCCGCCGGCGGCCCCGACGTGTTCCGTGGGCGGGTGATCCATTCCATGGAGTTCTCCGACATGGACGACGCGGACGCCGCGGCGCTCGTCAAGGGCaagcgcgtcgtcgtcgtcggctccgGAAAGTCCGCCTTCGACATCGCCGCCGAGTGCGCCGAGGCCAACG GCGTCGAGCAGCCGTGCACGATGATTTGCAGGAGCCCACGGTGGCTACTGCACGACACCAATGTCTGGGGCAAGGTGGACATCGGCTACATCTACTTCACCCGCTTCGCCGAGCTGATGGTCCGGAagcccggcgccggcgtcgcgtCGAACCTCCTCGCCACGTTCCTGTCACCTCTG GGGTGGTTGATCTCGAAGCTGACAGAGGCGTACTACAAGAAGGAGATACCAATGGAGGAGCACGGGATGTCGCCGGAGTACGGGCTGTCGAAGTCGCTCTCGTCGTGCCTGATCGGCATGCTGCCGGAGAGGTTCTACGACAAGGTGAAGGAAGGCAGCGTCGTCATCAAGAGGTCGGCGAAGTCCTTCACCTTCCGCGACGACGGCCTGGTgctggacgacgacggcggcggcggcggcgagcgcgtcgtCCAGGCCGACCTGGTGATCCTCGCCACGGGGTTCCGCGGCGACGAGAAGCTGAGGCGCATGTTCGCGTCGCGCCGGGTGAGGGACAtcgtcgccggctcgccggagACCGCCGCGCCGCTGTACAGGGAGTGCGTGCACCCGCGCGTGCCGCAGATGGCGGTGATCGGGTACTCGGAGAGCGCGACGAACATCCAGACGTGCGAGATGCTGACCAAGTGGGTGGCGCGGCTGCTGGACGGCGCGTTCCGGCTGCCGCCGGTGCGGCGGATGGAGGCGAGCGTGGCGGAGTGGGGGAGGTACATGAGGCGgagcgccggcgaggagcacTTCCGGCGGTCGTgcctcggcggcgtcggcatcTGGTACAGCGACGAGCTGTGCCGCGACATGGGGTGCGacccgaggaggaagaaggggctcCTCGCCGAGTGGTTCCAGCCCTACGGCGCCGTCGATTACGCCGATATccagtaa
- the LOC4347780 gene encoding uncharacterized protein, translating to MEMDGVKQFRLQIDMQCRCMGCIRKIEKAMGCIGSVTGVETSVADVDTGIVAVAGKVNPTMLCHWLKRRIRKDVKIVYPDQQVQNSKQKLIMVLGSSSNAKGAHNTPSALPIQDHMSWDSVPPIVQSNHQSLPLIEQKIRELEKVRDMLKIQNLETELGAVRCELKQSREAINGSKKAVMDSALNQLEAYHKLEALSHSPYESCYPSQ from the exons ATGGAGATG GATGGAGTGAAGCAATTCAGGCTCCAAATCGACATGCAGTGCCGCTGCATGGGTTGCATCAGGAAGATCGAGAAGGCAATGGGTTGCATCGGAAGCGTCACTG GAGTCGAAACTTCAGTAGCAGATGTTGATACAGGGATTGTGGCAGTGGCCGGGAAGGTGAATCCAACAATGCTTTGTCACTGGCTCAAGAGGAGGATAAGGAAAGACGTCAAAATTGTGTACCCTGATCAACAAGTTCAGAACAGCAAGCAG AAACTGATAATGGTTCTAGGGAGCAGTTCCAATGCTAAGGGTGCACATAATACACCATCAGCTCTACCAATACAAGATCATATGTCCTGGGACTCAGTACCACCAATAGTTCAATCAAACCATCAGAGCTTGCCTTTGATCGAGCAGAAGATCAGGGAACTCGAGAAGGTCAGGGACATGCTGAAGATTCAGAACCTGGAGACAGAGCTGGGTGCTGTCAGGTGTGAGCTTAAACAGTCGCGGGAAGCTATCAATGGTAGTAAGAAGGCTGTGATGGATAGTGCTCTGAATCAGCTGGAAGCCTATCATAAACTAGAAGCACTAAGTCACTCACCATATGAGTCATGCTACCCTAGTCAATAA
- the LOC4347779 gene encoding U11/U12 small nuclear ribonucleoprotein 31 kDa protein, with translation MSRRRQQPGSDSDGEDDSFLYRYPLPSAAAPGASGPSSHGGKPGGGGGSGGLAPSKSTVYVSNLDFALTNSDLHTLFSRFGRVARVTVLKDRDSRRSRGVAFVLFVRREDAAAAAAEMHGKVLNGRTLSASIAEDNGRAAEFIRRRVYRDKSRCYECGEEGHLSYECPRNQLGPRERPPPSKKSRRGGGSGGGGGGGGGGRGASWQSDDEDSAAAFEDDRWASVVDTRGEEEKAAGKGEGKAMKKEKRKGYFSDESDEDED, from the coding sequence ATGTctcgccggcggcagcagccggGCTCCGActccgacggcgaggacgacagCTTCCTCTACCGCTAcccgctcccctccgccgccgctcccggcgcCTCGGGGCCCTCCTCGCACGGCGGcaagcccggcggcggcggcggctcgggcggcctcGCGCCGTCCAAGTCGACGGTGTACGTGTCCAACCTCGACTTCGCGCTCACCAACTCCGACCTCCACACCCTCTTCTCCCGCTTCGGCCGCGTCGCCCGCGTCACCGTCCTCAAGGACCGGGACTCCCGCCGCAGCCGGGGCGTGGCCTTCGTCCTCTTCGTCCGCcgcgaggacgccgccgccgccgccgccgagatgcACGGCAAGGTCCTCAACGGCCGCACCCTCTCCGCCTCCATCGCGGAGGACAACGGCCGCGCAGCCGAGTTCATCCGCCGCCGCGTCTACCGCGACAAGTCCCGCTGCTACGAGTGCGGCGAGGAGGGCCACCTCTCCTACGAGTGCCCTCGCAACCAGCTCGGCCCCCGCgagaggccgccgccgtctaagaaatcgcggcgcggcggcggcagcggcggtggtggaggaggcggcggaggcggtcgcGGGGCTTCCTGGCAGTCGGATGATGAGGATAGCGCCGCGGCGTTCGAGGACGACAGGTGGGCGTCAGTGGTGGAtacgagaggggaggaggagaaggcagcTGGGAAGGGCGAGGGGAAGGCGatgaagaaggagaagaggaaaGGCTACTTCAGCGACGAGAGCGATGAGGATGAGGACTGA
- the LOC4347778 gene encoding putative GPI-anchored protein pfl2 isoform X2: MPAGDNPHSISEKKAALRESPKEPKNVGNQQPRTSPFPKDKAAGTVGIKRPQPNGPLNPTNPGTNGHLVYVRRRLETDHSKVSSYASADSISSLSSKKTVVDRPQEQGLKHQNSSLQTPLAPAAAAATSPASPSGGSLPQNSLRKQSLGKVVVQPSIIVTANPPPRNVVSTTSVPQNSIAAKLACSSVAAASPPPRNLVSTTPVPRNSITANLASSSVAAASPPPRNLVSTTPVPHNSIAANLASSSVAAASPPPRNLVSTTPVPRNPIAANVASSSVAAASPPRNLASTTKVSQNSIAANLASSSVSATSTASRGAAPACYPVDPQRSSNQDWKERFIRLQAFLRNNEQSGQEEYIHMLRSLSSVGRSKLAIELENRAVKLLIEEGKELQKMKVLNVLNKLSPTDALPLPTQPASVRHLAFPPR, from the exons ATGCCTGCTGGTGACAACCCACACTCGATCTCAGAGAAAAAGGCAGCACTGAGAGAATCGCCTAAAGAACCTAAGAATGTCGGTAATCAGCAGCCCAGGACTTCTCCTTTTCCTAAGGATAAAGCTGCTGGGACAGTTGGCATCAAGCGGCCGCAACCTAATGGTCCCTTGAACCCAACTAACCCAGGGACAAATGGCCATCTTGTATATGTGCGCAGGAGGCTTGAAACTGATCATAGCAAAGTTAGCTCTTATGCTAGTGCAGATAGTATCAGTTCTCTAAGCTCAAAGAAAACTGTTGTAGACAGACCTCAGGAACAAGGTTTGAAGCATCAGAACAGTTCGCTTCAAACTCCGTTAGctcctgctgcagctgctgccacCTCCCCTGCTTCTCCATCTGGAGGTTCGCTGCCTCAAAATTCTCTCAGAAAGCAATCTCTAGGAAAGGTGGTTGTTCAGCCAAGTATTATAGTGACTGCTAATCCTCCACCTCGCAATGTGGTGTCTACTACTTCAGTTCCTCAGAATTCTATAGCAGCTAAGTTGGCATGTTCTAGTGTTGCCGCTGCTAGTCCTCCACCTCGCAATCTGGTGTCTACCACTCCAGTTCCTCGTAATTCTATAACAGCTAATTTGGCATCTTCTAGTGTCGCGGCTGCTAGTCCTCCACCTCGCAATCTGGTGTCTACTACTCCAGTTCCTCATAATTCTATAGCAGCTAATTTGGCATCTTCCAGTGTTGCGGCTGCTAGTCCTCCACCTCGCAATCTAGTGTCTACTACTCCAGTTCCTCGAAATCCTATAGCAGCCAATGTGGCATCTTCTAGTGTTGCGGCTGCTAGTCCACCTCGCAATCTGGCGTCTACTACTAAAGTTTCTCAGAATTCTATAGCAGCTAATTTGGCATCTTCTAGTGTTTCGGCTACTAGTACAGCATCTCGTGGTGCTGCTCCAGCATGTTATCCGGTTGATCCACAAAGATCAAGCAATCAAGATTGGAAAGAGAGGTTTATTAGGCTGCAGGCTTTCTTGAGAAATAACGAGCAATCAGGACAGGAAGAATATATCCACA TGCTTCGGTCTTTGTCATCTGTTGGCCGAAGCAAGCTTGCCATTGAGCTGGAGAACAGAGCAGTCAAGCTCTTGATTGAAGAAG GGAAAGAGCTGCAGAAGATGAAAGTTCTGAATGTACTGAACAAGCTTTCACCTACTGATGCTCTACCATTACCAACTCAGCCTGCTTCTGTTAGGCATCTGGCATTTCCACCCCGCTGA
- the LOC9268032 gene encoding protein NLP1-like isoform X1 has protein sequence MMCSSLLPTPCNPNAGKSSTKFIPGLPVSCTPLAQDVQRALLLDSEQERNSEGNLTCMEEGDPQPSISLARTPSEGAAAAVDLDLLEQLLSADNAWLEVAANTSRSPNFFATPSNCLTDASVATTTPANSWWIQPSGASTSVRERFDQALAYIRETQSDADVLVQLWVPVKGNDGQLVLTTSGQPFTLDQRSNSLIQFREVSTKYQFSADVASGSSPGLPGRVFIGRLPEWSPDVRYFTSYEYPRINHAQYLDVHGTMGLPVFERGNYSCLGVIELIMTKQKLNFTSELNTICSALQAVNLTSTEVSSIPRAKLNSASYKDALPEILEVLRAACITHKLPLAQTWVTCAQQGKRGSRHSDENYKYCISTIDAACYVNEPRMQSFHEACSEHHLLRGQGVAGKAFTTNQPCFLPDIGSSTKLEYPLSHHAKIFNLKGAVAIRLRCTRTGIADFVLEFFLPTDCEVLEEQKAVLDSLSGTMRSVCQTLRVVTDKEMEDEAMREMNELNSFSPRGKNKVEELSFGDNTRGDREEASWTTLVGTSQKGSDLAELHTHGMLSHGGHGSSQAGDQTSKEGSKVKRRTKTEKTVSLQVLRQYFAGSLKDAAKSLGVCPTTLKRICRQHGINRWPSRKIKKVDHSLRKLQQIIDSVHGAETAFQLNTLYKDLTNTSVSSDNNLSGSVTVPLANQNNLDFEMHQHHRLSSNIPSTSLSHSSCSQSSDSSPSCSGGATKHSPQVGADQVRSGCLPQHSPVQTLQTEAASINEHFSGQEAPIDLLQDVAEKANGEQHMSQSPSSPKQTANVGMRVKVTFGSEKVRFRLKPECDFQELKQEISKRLSIADMNSLIVKYLDDDSEWVLMTCDADLHECFHVYKLADIQTIKISVHLAASPTTRITIGHTGFS, from the exons ATGATGTGTTCTTCCCTACTACCCACACCCTGCAATCCAAACGCAGGCAAATCTAGCACAAAATTCATCCCAGGACTCCCAGTCTCCTGTACTCCCCTTGCCCAAGATGTGCAGCGAGCTTTACTTCTTGATTCCGAACAGGAGAGAA ATTCTGAAGGAAACCTTACCTGCATGGAAGAGGGAGACCCCCAGCCCAGCATCTCCTTGGCACGCACTCCGTCggaaggcgcggcggcggcagtcgaCTTGGATCTCCTTGAGCAGCTTCTCTCAGCCGACAACGCCTGGCTTGAAGTGGCAGCAAACACTTCACGCTCACCCAACTTCTTTGCTACCCCCTCCAACTGCTTGACAGATGCTTCGGTCGCCACCACCACACCTGCAAATTCATGGTGGATTCAGCCGAGCGGTGCAAGCACCTCAGTTCGGGAACGGTTTGACCAAGCTCTAGCTTACATCAGGGAGACACAGAGCGACGCCGATGTGCTTGTGCAGCTCTGGGTGCCAGTCAAGGGCAACGATGGTCAGCTGGTGTTGACGACGAGCGGGCAGCCATTCACTCTCGATCAGAGGTCCAATAGCCTCATACAGTTCAGGGAGGTTTCGACAAAGTACCAGTTCTCTGCAGATGTTGCTTCAGGTTCCTCACCTGGGCTACCAGGGAGGGTGTTCATCGGTAGGCTTCCTGAATGGTCACCAGACGTTCGATACTTCACCAGCTATGAGTACCCTAGGATCAACCATGCACAATATTTGGATGTCCACGGGACGATGGGGCTGCCGGTGTTTGAGAGGGGGAACTACTCATGCTTAGGTGTCATCGAGTTGATCATGACCAAGCAGAAGCTCAACTTCACCTCCGAGCTCAATACCATTTGCAGTGCTCTCCAG GCAGTTAACCTGACAAGCACAGAAGTTTCAAGCATTCCGCGCGCAAAG CTTAACAGTGCTTCCTACAAAGATGCTTTACCAGAGATACTAGAAGTCCTGAGAGCAGCCTGCATCACCCACAAGCTACCATTAGCTCAGACCTGGGTCACATGTGCTCAACAAGGAAAGCGGGGCAGTCGCCATTCTGACGAGAACTACAAGTACTGCATTTCCACCATTGATGCAGCATGCTATGTGAATGAACCCCGGATGCAGAGCTTCCACGAGGCCTGCTCCGAACACCACCTGCTACGGGGGCAGGGGGTTGCAGGGAAAGCCTTCACCACAAACCAGCCATGCTTCCTACCAGATATTGGATCCTCCACTAAACTGGAGTACCCATTGTCTCACCATGCTAAGATTTTCAATTTAAAAGGTGCAGTGGCAATCCGATTGCGTTGCACGCGCACAGGGATTGCCGACTTTGTGCTAGAGTTCTTTCTGCCAACTGACTGTGAAGTACTTGAGGAGCAGAAGGCAGTGCTGGACTCATTATCAGGCACCATGAGAAGTGTTTGCCAAACTTTACGTGTTGTTACTGACAAGGAGATGGAGGATGAGGCCATGAGAGAAATGAATGAGCTGAACTCATTTAGTCCTCGGGGCAAGAACAAAGTTGAGGAGTTATCCTTTGGAGACAACACAAGAGGGGATAGAGAGGAGGCATCTTGGACAACCTTAGTAGGGACTTCACAGAAAGGATCAGATTTAGCTGAATTGCATACACATGGAATGTTATCACATGGAGGGCATGGTTCATCTCAAGCTGGTGATCAAACAAGTAAAGAAGGTAGCAAAGTGAAAAGGCGTACAAAGACGGAGAAGACCGTGAGCTTGCAGGTCCTTCGGCAGTACTTTGCTGGGAGCCTGAAGGATGCAGCAAAGAGCCTTGGAG TGTGCCCAACCACCCTGAAAAGAATATGCAGGCAGCATGGCATAAACCGCTGGCCATCACGGAAGATAAAGAAAGTAGACCATTCTCTAAGGAAACTGCAGCAAATCATTGATTCAGTTCATGGAGCAGAGACAGCTTTCCAGCTTAACACCCTCTACAAGGACCTCACAAACACCTCTGTATCATCTGACAACAATTTGTCAGGAAGTGTCACAGTTCCTCTGGCTAACCAGAACAATCTAGACTTTGAAATGCACCAACACCACAGGTTAAGCAGCAATATTCCATCGACTTCACTCTCACACTCATCATGCAGCCAAAGTTCCGATTCAAGCCCTTCCTGCAGTGGAGGAGCAACAAAACATTCACCCCAGGTTGGAGCTGATCAGGTGAGGTCAGGATGTCTTCCACAACATAGCCCTGTCCAGACTCTGCAAACAGAAGCTGCTTCAATAAATGAACATTTCTCAGGTCAGGAAGCACCAATAGATCTCTTACAGGATGTTGCTGAAAAGGCAAATGGTGAACAGCACATGTCTCAAAGTCCATCATCCCCCAAGCAGACTGCAAATGTAGGTATGAGAGTAAAGGTCACTTTTGGCTCAGAAAAGGTGAGGTTCAGATTGAAACCTGAGTGTGACTTTCAAGAACTGAAGCAGGAGATATCAAAACGTCTGAGTATAGCAGACATGAATTCCTTGATTGTAAAGTATTTGGATGACGATTCAGAATGGGTCTTGATGACATGTGATGCAGATTTACACGAGTGTTTTCATGTTTATAAACTAGCAGATATCCAAACAATCAAGATTTCAGTTCATCTGGCTGCTAGTCCAACAACAAGGATCACCATTGGTCACACTGGTTTCTCATGA
- the LOC9268032 gene encoding protein NLP1-like isoform X2, with protein sequence MEEGDPQPSISLARTPSEGAAAAVDLDLLEQLLSADNAWLEVAANTSRSPNFFATPSNCLTDASVATTTPANSWWIQPSGASTSVRERFDQALAYIRETQSDADVLVQLWVPVKGNDGQLVLTTSGQPFTLDQRSNSLIQFREVSTKYQFSADVASGSSPGLPGRVFIGRLPEWSPDVRYFTSYEYPRINHAQYLDVHGTMGLPVFERGNYSCLGVIELIMTKQKLNFTSELNTICSALQAVNLTSTEVSSIPRAKLNSASYKDALPEILEVLRAACITHKLPLAQTWVTCAQQGKRGSRHSDENYKYCISTIDAACYVNEPRMQSFHEACSEHHLLRGQGVAGKAFTTNQPCFLPDIGSSTKLEYPLSHHAKIFNLKGAVAIRLRCTRTGIADFVLEFFLPTDCEVLEEQKAVLDSLSGTMRSVCQTLRVVTDKEMEDEAMREMNELNSFSPRGKNKVEELSFGDNTRGDREEASWTTLVGTSQKGSDLAELHTHGMLSHGGHGSSQAGDQTSKEGSKVKRRTKTEKTVSLQVLRQYFAGSLKDAAKSLGVCPTTLKRICRQHGINRWPSRKIKKVDHSLRKLQQIIDSVHGAETAFQLNTLYKDLTNTSVSSDNNLSGSVTVPLANQNNLDFEMHQHHRLSSNIPSTSLSHSSCSQSSDSSPSCSGGATKHSPQVGADQVRSGCLPQHSPVQTLQTEAASINEHFSGQEAPIDLLQDVAEKANGEQHMSQSPSSPKQTANVGMRVKVTFGSEKVRFRLKPECDFQELKQEISKRLSIADMNSLIVKYLDDDSEWVLMTCDADLHECFHVYKLADIQTIKISVHLAASPTTRITIGHTGFS encoded by the exons ATGGAAGAGGGAGACCCCCAGCCCAGCATCTCCTTGGCACGCACTCCGTCggaaggcgcggcggcggcagtcgaCTTGGATCTCCTTGAGCAGCTTCTCTCAGCCGACAACGCCTGGCTTGAAGTGGCAGCAAACACTTCACGCTCACCCAACTTCTTTGCTACCCCCTCCAACTGCTTGACAGATGCTTCGGTCGCCACCACCACACCTGCAAATTCATGGTGGATTCAGCCGAGCGGTGCAAGCACCTCAGTTCGGGAACGGTTTGACCAAGCTCTAGCTTACATCAGGGAGACACAGAGCGACGCCGATGTGCTTGTGCAGCTCTGGGTGCCAGTCAAGGGCAACGATGGTCAGCTGGTGTTGACGACGAGCGGGCAGCCATTCACTCTCGATCAGAGGTCCAATAGCCTCATACAGTTCAGGGAGGTTTCGACAAAGTACCAGTTCTCTGCAGATGTTGCTTCAGGTTCCTCACCTGGGCTACCAGGGAGGGTGTTCATCGGTAGGCTTCCTGAATGGTCACCAGACGTTCGATACTTCACCAGCTATGAGTACCCTAGGATCAACCATGCACAATATTTGGATGTCCACGGGACGATGGGGCTGCCGGTGTTTGAGAGGGGGAACTACTCATGCTTAGGTGTCATCGAGTTGATCATGACCAAGCAGAAGCTCAACTTCACCTCCGAGCTCAATACCATTTGCAGTGCTCTCCAG GCAGTTAACCTGACAAGCACAGAAGTTTCAAGCATTCCGCGCGCAAAG CTTAACAGTGCTTCCTACAAAGATGCTTTACCAGAGATACTAGAAGTCCTGAGAGCAGCCTGCATCACCCACAAGCTACCATTAGCTCAGACCTGGGTCACATGTGCTCAACAAGGAAAGCGGGGCAGTCGCCATTCTGACGAGAACTACAAGTACTGCATTTCCACCATTGATGCAGCATGCTATGTGAATGAACCCCGGATGCAGAGCTTCCACGAGGCCTGCTCCGAACACCACCTGCTACGGGGGCAGGGGGTTGCAGGGAAAGCCTTCACCACAAACCAGCCATGCTTCCTACCAGATATTGGATCCTCCACTAAACTGGAGTACCCATTGTCTCACCATGCTAAGATTTTCAATTTAAAAGGTGCAGTGGCAATCCGATTGCGTTGCACGCGCACAGGGATTGCCGACTTTGTGCTAGAGTTCTTTCTGCCAACTGACTGTGAAGTACTTGAGGAGCAGAAGGCAGTGCTGGACTCATTATCAGGCACCATGAGAAGTGTTTGCCAAACTTTACGTGTTGTTACTGACAAGGAGATGGAGGATGAGGCCATGAGAGAAATGAATGAGCTGAACTCATTTAGTCCTCGGGGCAAGAACAAAGTTGAGGAGTTATCCTTTGGAGACAACACAAGAGGGGATAGAGAGGAGGCATCTTGGACAACCTTAGTAGGGACTTCACAGAAAGGATCAGATTTAGCTGAATTGCATACACATGGAATGTTATCACATGGAGGGCATGGTTCATCTCAAGCTGGTGATCAAACAAGTAAAGAAGGTAGCAAAGTGAAAAGGCGTACAAAGACGGAGAAGACCGTGAGCTTGCAGGTCCTTCGGCAGTACTTTGCTGGGAGCCTGAAGGATGCAGCAAAGAGCCTTGGAG TGTGCCCAACCACCCTGAAAAGAATATGCAGGCAGCATGGCATAAACCGCTGGCCATCACGGAAGATAAAGAAAGTAGACCATTCTCTAAGGAAACTGCAGCAAATCATTGATTCAGTTCATGGAGCAGAGACAGCTTTCCAGCTTAACACCCTCTACAAGGACCTCACAAACACCTCTGTATCATCTGACAACAATTTGTCAGGAAGTGTCACAGTTCCTCTGGCTAACCAGAACAATCTAGACTTTGAAATGCACCAACACCACAGGTTAAGCAGCAATATTCCATCGACTTCACTCTCACACTCATCATGCAGCCAAAGTTCCGATTCAAGCCCTTCCTGCAGTGGAGGAGCAACAAAACATTCACCCCAGGTTGGAGCTGATCAGGTGAGGTCAGGATGTCTTCCACAACATAGCCCTGTCCAGACTCTGCAAACAGAAGCTGCTTCAATAAATGAACATTTCTCAGGTCAGGAAGCACCAATAGATCTCTTACAGGATGTTGCTGAAAAGGCAAATGGTGAACAGCACATGTCTCAAAGTCCATCATCCCCCAAGCAGACTGCAAATGTAGGTATGAGAGTAAAGGTCACTTTTGGCTCAGAAAAGGTGAGGTTCAGATTGAAACCTGAGTGTGACTTTCAAGAACTGAAGCAGGAGATATCAAAACGTCTGAGTATAGCAGACATGAATTCCTTGATTGTAAAGTATTTGGATGACGATTCAGAATGGGTCTTGATGACATGTGATGCAGATTTACACGAGTGTTTTCATGTTTATAAACTAGCAGATATCCAAACAATCAAGATTTCAGTTCATCTGGCTGCTAGTCCAACAACAAGGATCACCATTGGTCACACTGGTTTCTCATGA
- the LOC4347778 gene encoding putative GPI-anchored protein pfl2 isoform X1, producing the protein MINPSLRSEAPSSLPLSLRPGGCLVRGIMPAGDNPHSISEKKAALRESPKEPKNVGNQQPRTSPFPKDKAAGTVGIKRPQPNGPLNPTNPGTNGHLVYVRRRLETDHSKVSSYASADSISSLSSKKTVVDRPQEQGLKHQNSSLQTPLAPAAAAATSPASPSGGSLPQNSLRKQSLGKVVVQPSIIVTANPPPRNVVSTTSVPQNSIAAKLACSSVAAASPPPRNLVSTTPVPRNSITANLASSSVAAASPPPRNLVSTTPVPHNSIAANLASSSVAAASPPPRNLVSTTPVPRNPIAANVASSSVAAASPPRNLASTTKVSQNSIAANLASSSVSATSTASRGAAPACYPVDPQRSSNQDWKERFIRLQAFLRNNEQSGQEEYIHMLRSLSSVGRSKLAIELENRAVKLLIEEGKELQKMKVLNVLNKLSPTDALPLPTQPASVRHLAFPPR; encoded by the exons ATGATAAACCCTAGCCTCCGATCCGAGGCTCCGAGCTCGCTTCCCCTCTCTCTGCGACCAGGAG GCTGCTTAGTGCGGGGCATCATGCCTGCTGGTGACAACCCACACTCGATCTCAGAGAAAAAGGCAGCACTGAGAGAATCGCCTAAAGAACCTAAGAATGTCGGTAATCAGCAGCCCAGGACTTCTCCTTTTCCTAAGGATAAAGCTGCTGGGACAGTTGGCATCAAGCGGCCGCAACCTAATGGTCCCTTGAACCCAACTAACCCAGGGACAAATGGCCATCTTGTATATGTGCGCAGGAGGCTTGAAACTGATCATAGCAAAGTTAGCTCTTATGCTAGTGCAGATAGTATCAGTTCTCTAAGCTCAAAGAAAACTGTTGTAGACAGACCTCAGGAACAAGGTTTGAAGCATCAGAACAGTTCGCTTCAAACTCCGTTAGctcctgctgcagctgctgccacCTCCCCTGCTTCTCCATCTGGAGGTTCGCTGCCTCAAAATTCTCTCAGAAAGCAATCTCTAGGAAAGGTGGTTGTTCAGCCAAGTATTATAGTGACTGCTAATCCTCCACCTCGCAATGTGGTGTCTACTACTTCAGTTCCTCAGAATTCTATAGCAGCTAAGTTGGCATGTTCTAGTGTTGCCGCTGCTAGTCCTCCACCTCGCAATCTGGTGTCTACCACTCCAGTTCCTCGTAATTCTATAACAGCTAATTTGGCATCTTCTAGTGTCGCGGCTGCTAGTCCTCCACCTCGCAATCTGGTGTCTACTACTCCAGTTCCTCATAATTCTATAGCAGCTAATTTGGCATCTTCCAGTGTTGCGGCTGCTAGTCCTCCACCTCGCAATCTAGTGTCTACTACTCCAGTTCCTCGAAATCCTATAGCAGCCAATGTGGCATCTTCTAGTGTTGCGGCTGCTAGTCCACCTCGCAATCTGGCGTCTACTACTAAAGTTTCTCAGAATTCTATAGCAGCTAATTTGGCATCTTCTAGTGTTTCGGCTACTAGTACAGCATCTCGTGGTGCTGCTCCAGCATGTTATCCGGTTGATCCACAAAGATCAAGCAATCAAGATTGGAAAGAGAGGTTTATTAGGCTGCAGGCTTTCTTGAGAAATAACGAGCAATCAGGACAGGAAGAATATATCCACA TGCTTCGGTCTTTGTCATCTGTTGGCCGAAGCAAGCTTGCCATTGAGCTGGAGAACAGAGCAGTCAAGCTCTTGATTGAAGAAG GGAAAGAGCTGCAGAAGATGAAAGTTCTGAATGTACTGAACAAGCTTTCACCTACTGATGCTCTACCATTACCAACTCAGCCTGCTTCTGTTAGGCATCTGGCATTTCCACCCCGCTGA